The Ooceraea biroi isolate clonal line C1 chromosome 1, Obir_v5.4, whole genome shotgun sequence genome has a window encoding:
- the LOC113561914 gene encoding cytochrome P450 4C1-like, which produces MIFDKQHIRHCILLVFQLEKNAARAGKMICSVLGESAATHKICVQKKTGFLDLLLDENEKPDNPLSDDQLQAQVHTILLAVVVVDVVQRKKSSYILPQNVEVVLPIITLHRNPELWSKPAKVDPDRFLPEKSRDRSPYAYIPFSGGPRNCIGQKFALLSMKTILTAIFRKWRVKSVKTSDMIHFHFSITYRPTEVFLYFIPKK; this is translated from the exons ATGATATTCGACAAGCAGCATATCAGACACTGCATTCTGTTGGTTTTCCAACTGGAGAAAAATGCTGCTCGGGCTGGAAAAATGATTTGCTCCGTTTTAGGGGAAAGTGCTGCGACGCATAAAATCT GTGTACAAAAGAAAACAGGCTTTTTAGATTTGCTGTTAGACGAGAACGAAAAACCTGACAATCCCTTAAGTGATGATCAATTGCAAGCACAGGTTCATACAATTTTGCTTGCA gtcgtcgtcgtcgatgtggtgcaacgaaaaaaaa GTTCTTACATTCTTCCGCAAAATGTTGAAGTTGTGTTGCCAATTATAACACTTCATCGAAATCCAGAACTTTGGTCGAAACCAGCAAAGGTTGATCCGGATCGGTTCCTTCCAGAAAAGTCAAGAGACAGAAGTCCTTATGCCTATATTCCATTCAGTGGTGGGCCAAGAAACTGCATTGGTCAGAAATTTGCTTTACTTTCAATGAAAACCATATTAACGGCGATTTTCAGAAAGTGGAGGGTGAAAAGTGTAAAAACTTCGGACATGATTCATTTCCACTTCTCGATAACTTATCGACCAACCGAagttttcctttattttattccgaaaAAATAA
- the LOC113561918 gene encoding uncharacterized protein LOC113561918: MVEDNNSAKCQFGAWTTPSNDQSQKLLKVDQSDVKVFYEKNKHKKYVKRQCSFKASAKVDTWFDKSKLSLETVCRLSAYFIMLRPPRHHFLCTELQLSEPTVVDWISFCREVCIDWSKTNSTIPRGPNTIVEIDEAKIGKRKYNRGRIIDGKWIFGGIERNTRKIFLVPVRDRTKETLLQVIKQWIRPGTTVMSDCWKSYNCLNSEDFQHLTVNHSMNFVDPDTGAHTQSIERVWREVRANIPRYGTRTSHLMGYLAEYLFKRVHPYEDRISSFFRAIAELYPSKIMEEDVTETSTSASTSK; encoded by the exons ATGGTCGAGGACAATAACAGTGCAAAGTGCCAGTTCGGAGCGTGGACAACACCGTCCAACGATCAAAGTCAAAAGCTGCTAAAGGTCGACCAAAGCGATGTG AAagtattttacgagaaaaataagCACAAAAAGTACGTCAAGAGACAATGTTCCTTCAAAGCTTCTGCAAAAGTTGATACATGGTTTGACAAATCTAAACTAAGTTTAGAAACTGTGTGCAGACTGagtgcatattttattatgttgaGGCCTCCACGACATCATTTCCTATGCACCGAACTTCAATTATCCGAGCCTACTGTAGTAGACTGGATTTCCTTTTGCCGAGAA gTTTGCATCGATTGGTCCAAAACAAATTCCACCATCCCGAGAGGACCGAACACAATTGTGGAAATAGATGAAGCAAAAATCGGCAAGAGGAAATATAATCGCGGCCGGATAATTGATGGCAAATGGATCTTCGGTGGAATAGAGCGAAATACAAGGAAAATATTCCTTGTACCAGTTCGCGATCGCACGAAAGAAACACTGCTGCAAGTCATCAAGCAGTGGATCCGGCCTGGGACGACAGTGATGTCAGATTGTTGGAAGTCCTATAACTGTTTAAACAGTGAGGACTTCCAACATCTGACAGTTAATCACTCAATGAACTTTGTCGACCCAGATACCG GAGCCCACACACAGAGTATTGAACGTGTTTGGAGAGAAGTTCGGGCAAATATCCCACGATACGGAACTCGCACTTCACATCTAATGGGATATTTGGCTGAATATCTCTTCAAACGCGTTCATCCTTACGAAGACCGGATAAGCAGTTTCTTCCGTGCAATTGCCGAGCTCTATCCATCGAAGATCATGGAGGAAGATGTCACGGAGACCTCAACATCTGCCTCAACATCTAAATAA